TAATTATTGCTTATCAACAGATAATAAGTTTTTTGTGAGTACTTTTTTCTGAGCATTTTTCAATGCCCTCAATTACTTACAATATTGTCTGCCTTAAGGCGTAAATTTCTTTACCTAACTGCAAAAAGTGGATCGTACTCTCGTCCAAGAAATTCTTGAAGTAGTTGAGCAAGCTGCAATTGCTTCTGCTCAATTGACTGGTTTAGGTCAAAAAGATGAAGCTGATGCCGCAGCCGTAGAGGCAATGCGAAAGAGAATGGGAACGATTCAGATGCAAGGAAGGATCGTAATTGGTGAAGGAGAAAGAGATGAAGCTCCAATGCTTTATATCGGAGAAGAAGTTGGATCAGGCACAGGCCCAGGCGTTGACTTCGCTGTAGATCCATGCGAAGGGACAAATTTATGTGCCAACAGCCAGCGTGGATCTATGGCTGTTCTTGCTGCATCAGACAGGGGTGGTTTATTCAATGCTCCAGATTTTTATATGAACAAATTAGCTGCTCCACCAGCAGCTAAGGGCAAAGTTGATATCAGAAAAACTCCGACCGAAAATATAAAAATCCTGAGTGATTGCTTGGGTATTGCAATAAGTGATTTAACTATTGTTGTTATGGATAGAGCTAGACATAAAAATTTGGTTTCCGAAATCAGATCTACAGGTGCCAGGATTCAGCCTATTTCAGATGGGGATGTCCAGGCAGCAATTGCATGTGGATTTGAGGGGACTGGTACACATTGTTTAATGGGTATTGGTGCTGCTCCCGAGGGAGTTATTTCAGCCGCTGCTATGAGGGCACTTGGGGGGCATTTTCAGGGACAACTTGTTTATGATCCTGCTATCGCTCAAACATCAGAATGGGCCGACTATACAAAAGAGGGAAATATTAAAAGATTGAACGAAATGGGCATAACTGATATTGACAAGATCTATGAAGCTAATGAACTTGCTTCAGGAGAAAATGTTGTTTTTGCTGGTAGCGGAATAACAGATGGATTGCTTTTTGATGGTGTTAAATTTGAAAAAGATTGCACTAGAACTAGCAGCCTTGTTATTAGTACGCTTGATCAGACAGCAAGATTCACCAATACGGTTCACATCAAAGATGGTGCTCAAAGCATCTCTTTGAAGTGAAATCTAAGTAAATGAAGTAAGGGGCTATTTATGCATATTGCTGTCGTCGGTCTTAGCCATCGCACGGCCCCAGTCGAAGTGCGCGAAAAGCTAAGTATCCCAGAAGACCTCGTTGAAAAATCTTTTAATAATTTAAAGAAAATTGATCAAATACTTGAAGTTTCAATACTGAGTACATGTAACAGGCTAGAGATTTATAGTTTAGTTAAGGACCCGCAGTTGGGAATAGAAGCAATTAAATCTTTTCTTCTTGAATT
This is a stretch of genomic DNA from Prochlorococcus marinus str. MIT 0912. It encodes these proteins:
- the glpX gene encoding class II fructose-bisphosphatase, which translates into the protein MDRTLVQEILEVVEQAAIASAQLTGLGQKDEADAAAVEAMRKRMGTIQMQGRIVIGEGERDEAPMLYIGEEVGSGTGPGVDFAVDPCEGTNLCANSQRGSMAVLAASDRGGLFNAPDFYMNKLAAPPAAKGKVDIRKTPTENIKILSDCLGIAISDLTIVVMDRARHKNLVSEIRSTGARIQPISDGDVQAAIACGFEGTGTHCLMGIGAAPEGVISAAAMRALGGHFQGQLVYDPAIAQTSEWADYTKEGNIKRLNEMGITDIDKIYEANELASGENVVFAGSGITDGLLFDGVKFEKDCTRTSSLVISTLDQTARFTNTVHIKDGAQSISLK